Part of the Nitrospinota bacterium genome, CTATGTCCCCGGAGCGGGTTGGGTGCCGGCCGACCCGGCCGACGTGCGGAAGGCGATATTGGAGAAGAAGCTGGAAAACGATCCGGCGGAAGCGGCGAAATACCGTGAATACTATTTCAACGCCGTTGATCCGTATCGGGTAGTGGTGGCGACGGGCGGCAGGGGATATTACCTGAACCCGCCGCAGAAGGGCGGCCCGGTGAACTACTTCATGTATCCGTATGCCGAGATCGACGGGAAACCGGTCGAATGGCTGGCGGCGCAAAAGGAATTGAAATACAAGATCACCTTCAAGAAATCGTGATCGGCCGCTGAGAACAAACAGGCCGCGGGAATCACCGCGAAATAGGAGAGGAGAAATGCGATGCAAAAGAAACTGATAATGGCAATTGCTTTGGCCGGCCTGGCGCTGGCCCCGGCGCTCTCGCATGCGGATGTGCAGACGCGGAAAATAACGCTTGCCGGCGACCCATGCACCATTCCGCAGGCCAAGGCGCTTGCCGACGCGTTCACGAAAAAGACCGGTGTGGAAGTTGTGCTGGTGCAGGGGAAATGCAGGAACGGCGTTACCGAGGTGTTGGACGGCAAGGCCGATATCGGGCTTGCCACGTTCAATTTCGACAAAAACGGGCTGGATAAAAGCCTGACGGACACCGTTGTGGGCAAAGCCCCCATCGTGATGGTTGTCAACAATGCAAACCCCGTGAACAATCTCTCCCAAGCCAATCTCAAGGCGATCCTTGCCGGCAAGATCAGGAACTGGAAAGAGGTGGGGGGCAAGGACATGGAGATAAAGAACGTCTATCTTCAGCCCTGCGTGGTGGAGACTATGGCCTACCAGGCGGAGCATTACGGGCACGACATCAACCGCTTGAAGCCGGAAAAGCCGGGCAATCCCGTGGCCGGAACGAATACGTTGGTCGAGCAGGACGAAGCGGCGATAGGGATGCAGTTGTACGGGCACGAAAGCCCGAACGTGAAGGTGCTGACGGTTGACGGGAATCTGCCGGACGCGAAGTCGTTCCCCGCGAAGTATGCGTTCTACGAGGACTATAATATGGTGACG contains:
- a CDS encoding substrate-binding domain-containing protein, whose translation is MQKKLIMAIALAGLALAPALSHADVQTRKITLAGDPCTIPQAKALADAFTKKTGVEVVLVQGKCRNGVTEVLDGKADIGLATFNFDKNGLDKSLTDTVVGKAPIVMVVNNANPVNNLSQANLKAILAGKIRNWKEVGGKDMEIKNVYLQPCVVETMAYQAEHYGHDINRLKPEKPGNPVAGTNTLVEQDEAAIGMQLYGHESPNVKVLTVDGNLPDAKSFPAKYAFYEDYNMVTKGEPSGAVKEYVDFALGDEGQKILASIKHIPLKQAR